In Prosthecodimorpha staleyi, the DNA window CCGGCCCTCGACGCTCGCCGCCCTGATCCAGGACCTGGTCGCCTCGCTGGCGGCGACCGGCTTTACGCGGATCTATTTCCTGAACGGCCACGGCGGCAATCTGGCGCCCTTGCGCGCCGCCATCCAGGAATTCTACGCCGCGCGCTCCTTCGCGGGCGTGACCGAGCCCTGCCCGGTCCATTGCCGCGTGCGCAGCTGGTGGGAACTCGACGGCGTCGACGCCCTGCGCAAGGCGCTCTACGGCGCGGCCGAGGGCTATCACGTCACCCCGTCGGAGATCGCCCTGACGCTGGCGAGCCATCCCGACCACATCGCCGAGACCGATCGCCCGGCGCCGCCGCCGCTCGCCGACATGATCCTGCATGGCGGCGACAACTACTACGACGCCGCCGATTTCCGCCGCCGCTTCCCCGACGGCCGCGTGGTCTCCGACGCCTCGCTCGCGACACGCCAGCACGGCGAGGACTTGTTGGCCCTCGCCGTCGACGATCTCGCGAAGGACTTCTTCGGCTTCTGCCGCTCGGTGTGAGCAGCAGACCTGCTCAACGCGCCTCGCCGCCGGCGAGTTTCCGCTCCAGGCGCCGCACGGCCCAGGAGACGACGGCGATCAGGATCAGGTATTCGATCACCAGGATGGTGTAGATCTCCAGCGGCCGATACTCGATCAGGGTCAGTTCGTTGGCCCGCCGGGTCAGTTCCTGATAGCCGACCACCGAGACCAGCGACGACATCTTCAGCACGTAGATGAACTGATTGCCGAGCGCCGGCAGGATGCGGCGGATGGCCTGCGGCAGGACGACGAGGCGCATCACCTGCCAGGGCGTCAGGCCAATGCTGCGGCCCGCCTCCCATTGGCCCTGCGGCACGCCCTGGATGCCGGCCCGGAAGATCTCGGCCTCGAAGGCGCTGTCCGACAGCGCCAGCGTGATCACGCCGGCGGTGAAGACGCCGAACTGGATGCCGGCGACCACGGGCAGGCCGTAATAGACCCAGAGCAACAGGACCAACAGCGGGATCGCCCGGAAGGTCTCGACATAGACCCGGTTGAAATGGCGCAGCGCCTTGGTCGGCGACAGCGCGCACAGACCGACCAGAAGCCCGATCACCACCGCGATGGCGATCGAAACAGCCGAGATCGCCAGCGTCGCCCAGACGCCGGCGGCCAGGAAGGTCAGATTGGCGAGACCGCGCGGGTCGAAGGGCGAGACCGAATGCCAGCCCCAGCTGTAGCTGCCCCCGGCGCAGCCGCCGAGGGCCAGAACGGCGCCGCCGAGCGCAAGCCCGGCGGCGATACGGCGAAGACTGGCCATCCTGCTCAACCGGCCGGCAGCCACTTGGCTTCGAGGGCGGCGAAATAGCCCTCGATGCGCTTCAGCGAGACCCAGGTGTTGATGGTGTTGAGCCAGGTCACGTCGTCCTGCGGCACCACATAGGCGAAGGGCCGGCGGTTGC includes these proteins:
- a CDS encoding amino acid ABC transporter permease; the protein is MASLRRIAAGLALGGAVLALGGCAGGSYSWGWHSVSPFDPRGLANLTFLAAGVWATLAISAVSIAIAVVIGLLVGLCALSPTKALRHFNRVYVETFRAIPLLVLLLWVYYGLPVVAGIQFGVFTAGVITLALSDSAFEAEIFRAGIQGVPQGQWEAGRSIGLTPWQVMRLVVLPQAIRRILPALGNQFIYVLKMSSLVSVVGYQELTRRANELTLIEYRPLEIYTILVIEYLILIAVVSWAVRRLERKLAGGEAR
- a CDS encoding creatininase family protein; the protein is MRLELMTSPAVAAYLAERPGIVIPIGATEQHGPDGLIGTDHLCPEAIARRFGARDGVIVAPTLAYGMSQFHLGFAGSISLRPSTLAALIQDLVASLAATGFTRIYFLNGHGGNLAPLRAAIQEFYAARSFAGVTEPCPVHCRVRSWWELDGVDALRKALYGAAEGYHVTPSEIALTLASHPDHIAETDRPAPPPLADMILHGGDNYYDAADFRRRFPDGRVVSDASLATRQHGEDLLALAVDDLAKDFFGFCRSV